In a genomic window of Parambassis ranga chromosome 24, fParRan2.1, whole genome shotgun sequence:
- the rnaseh1 gene encoding ribonuclease H1 gives MFCRLTGLLRVVRRAACSAADDMPKGAFFYAVRKGFKPGVYKSWDECKSQVDKYPAAAFKKFASERDAWAFVRGVELSAPPEEMQVRQSIESDVTLLPKRGPEALEYIPLGRKRCCSDEEAVDHQTKRVKQSESSSSESTDGFTYMGDAVVVYTDGCCSANGQKGARAGIGVYWGHNHPLNVAERLEGRQTNQRAEIQAACRALELAKERDIKKLVLYTDSKFTINGVTSWVKNWKLNGWRLKSGGQITNKEDFVKLDRLNAQLEVVWMHIPGHAGYRGNEEADRLSREGAAKPAVAAS, from the exons ATGTTCTGTAGACTGACGGGTCTTCTCAGAGTAGTTCGCAGGGCAGCGTGCAGCGCCGCAGACGACATGCCGAAAGGGGCTTTTTTCTACGCAGTGAGAAAAGGATTCAAACCGGGAGTCTACAAGTCATG GGATGAATGTAAGAGCCAAGTGGACAAATATCCCGCTGCCGCTTTCAAGAAGTTTGCATCAGAGCGAGATGCCTGGGCGTTCGTCAGAGGAGTCGAGCTCTCTGCGCCTCCAGAAGAAATGCAAG TACGTCAGAGTATAGAGTCGGACGTCACTCTGCTTCCTAAACGAGGCCCGGAGGCACTAGAGTACATCCCTCTTGGAAGGAAGAGGTGTTGCTCAGACGAGGAGGCGGTGGATCATCAGACCAAGCGAGTCAAACAGTCAGAAAGCTCGTCGTCAGAAAGTACAGATGGATTCACGTATATGG GTGATGCTGTGGTTGTTTACACCGACGGCTGCTGCTCCGCCAACGGACAGAAGGGAGCCCGAGCTGGCATCGGCGTCTACTGGGGCCATAACCACCCGCT AAACGTTGCAGAGCGGCTGGAGGGGAGGCAGACCAACCAGCGTGCAGAGATACAA GCAGCCTGCAGAGCGCTGGAACTGGCCAAAGAGAGGGACATCAAAAAGCTGGTTCTCTACACAGACAGCAAGTTCACTATCAACG GTGTGACCAGCTGGGTGAAGAACTGGAAGCTGAACGGCTGGAGGTTGAAATCTGGAGGTCAGATCACCAACAAAGAGGACTTTGTGAAGCTGGACAGGCTGAACGCACAGCTGGAGGTGGTCTGG ATGCACATTCCGGGTCACGCTGGCTACAGAGGCAACGAGGAGGCCGACAGACTGTCGAGAGAAGGAGCAGCGAAGCCAGCTGTAGCAGCATCCTGA